The DNA sequence ATTTAATTCAGTTTGCTCTTCAGAGGAACACGTGCAACATTTTATATTAACtttatcccaaaaaaaaattaaggattaacccttgtgcttagatgaccccaccctctcattgacatgttctccctaccatcacaaaagtggaaagattttatgtaatccatggacaccagtggagctcacaaatcattgaaaggttcagcgcacggtctagtgggtctagatgacccagctcccaatggtaaagtgcctaggatagcacaaggattacacaaaatctaacattttgagtaaatgaCTAGGCCATCCACTGCTTAGACTCTTGGACACTGCAACAACCCTAAAGACATGCACTGATTGGCTTGGTCACTTTTGCCTTAAACTTGGAACATGATTTTTTAGAgcaaagttttaatttttttttgtttttttctttaaagttggtCATTTACAATTTGTTTAAGACTTAAAGATCTTTGCATACTTTAGCCTTTTCACAGTTTAAAATTATTCTTTTGAAATTGTTCCAGTCAGGTTAAATCTAAATGTATTACACTTGACACCAAATGTAGACGTTAAACTACCAGTAGTTAAAATTGCCTGTTAAATTTTCTGAAATTTGTTGCATTTAGGTAGGTTATTGCAAAATTAACTCGAGTGTTAAAGGCATGCTGATTTCACTTGTGCTATCGTAgaagaccccacccttgcattgacgtgttctccctaccatgacaaaggtggataaaggtggaaagatttcatgtaatccatggacaccagtgaagatcacaaatcattgaagaaaaaaggttcagagcactgtctagtgggtctagatgacccaactcccaacgttaaagtgcctaggatagcacaagggttatgctaCTTGTGTTGAAGTGTTACATAGAAATACTTAGTAGGACTTGGTTCTTATGTAAAGCAAAATATACAAATTGTGTAAAACCTAATTGTTAAatagaattgtaaaaaaaacagctaaatcaTATTGTTATTGAAGCCCAACCactacatttaaattttagGCGTTACTGTCACCAAATGTCACTAAATGTTACGTCACCAAGTGTTATATATAATAAATGCAAGTACAATATATGTACAAATGTTGACCCTAAAACTTTGTATTgaatttaaattgaaatgtcTAAATTGTAAAGCTGAAGAATACCTTAAAAATGTAAGGGTTAGTATAATTCTGtcataatctaaaatgtaaatgagaAATTACTCTAAAATACAATGATTTTATGTGTCCAAAGCTACATGACTCACTGTCGTAAAAATAACTGTTCAACACAAGAGGTCCTCGCTGTTATTTTAAtaatctttaaattaaataaaaaataaaaaattaaacaaaattaaaaattaaataaatattaaatttaatttagtttaaaattaaaaaataagattctaaaattaaaaattaaatgaaaataaaatttaagctaatttaattttaaaatgtaatgttaataaaaaatttaattcatgaattaaaaatgtaattaaaaaatttattattttaatttaggtttatttaatttaaaattaaattatttcaacTGCAAATGTATTTGTACactaatatatttaatataattGACGTTTAAGTCAACAAAAGTTTACTTAGATTGGCAATAGGCCAAACGTGCATTTTTCATGAAATTCTTTTCAGTCCACGGCTGCAAATTCAAGTCTAAACTCAAGCCTTGTTGCAAAGTGTCTGCCGTGAGACCGGAatgttgtgagttcaaatctaAAGTTTTGTCATgccaaagactttaaaacatGAGATCAAATGCCTCCCTGCATGACACTGTGTTGTGGGGTTGGATTGAAGGGTAGAACCACCAAATGCTTTCTGCTTGCCCGTCTCTGCAGCCCATTGCACCCCCACTGGATGGGTCAAATGCCAAGAACGAATTTTACTCACTTAGGTTTGTGACACATAATGCGTCTTTGACTTTGACAGTCCCTGCAATAAGTATGTCTTGACTTACTGTTGGCTTACTGTTGGCACAGTCAAACATATGactcaaacatatttttgtacaaaaatgtacattcatttttgtacaaatacaAATTGTTGCCTAAGACTTCACAAAATGTAAAGCATATGTTTAGACTGTACCCACCTCATGTTGGTTGAATATGTaggttgtttacattttttacttaaaacatAACTTGTTTCTCAACTGACCCTGAAATCCAGTTCTGAATTTGAAACAAGCCCACTAATATTTGGCATTGCAAATGTTCAGAGATTTTCGCGAAATCAAACCCACAAAAAACTTCCACAAGTGTATTGAATTTATTGTAATGCCAATTTATTGAGATAAGCAGCTCTTATCCCTTCATTTaggtttgaagaaaaatgctaactTGTATAATtaggctatgttcacactgcaggctgaaacgacccaattccgactTTTTTTgtccctatgcgacctgtatctgatcttttcatgacagtctgaatgactccgatccgatcttttcaaatgcgacccaagccacttgggtatgtagtcctgaatccgatacgtatgcgatcttttgaaatgcgacctccgtctgaacggccaggccacatctATCCGACCTGTATGTCATTGATACActacaaacgtcataattctgcgttgaagtaggcgggaacgggATCATTaccatcaaccatggcggacgatgctgctgtgaccagtcagtggaagggaagtgaggtcaccgattggattaatatttggggtgacagctctattcaggccaagcTCGAGGGCTCTCATCGCAACCggacggtttttgaaaaaatttccagcgaaatggccgagcgtggtgttgaaccttcccAAGGAtgacttttttccctttctgaCAGTGGTCATAAGCGCGGGGgcccgaaggcggatcctccttcaaGGTTCACTTCCCCATTCGGATTCTCCAGAGCGCgttaaagagtcaatagcagttctggggggggggggggggggagctttTTATCATCCCTCCataacatgaatgcgcgccccaaCAGTCATCCcctttccacaacagtgggtgcAGACAATCCcagctccaatgccttcttacaAGATTGTAAttgctcctttaaaaaaaaaattggctgTTTACATCCATTTTAAACGTTGGCTACTTTTGAAAACGAGTGACATTGTTCACCATTGAGTACTTTGCATGCAGGTCACTTCACAAGTTTCCATTTTTTGGAAGTGTCAGACGgcctagcaaaaaaaaaaaataaaaccctacAGTGCGAACGTAGCTAGTCTAGACCAACAATCCAGATAACAGGTAAAGGATTTACTGCAAAATTTACAATGTCTAGCTAGAATGTGGCATATTTGCTGCAGCAGGATCTTAGTTGCGACTTTTTGAACTTTGAAAATTGCCAAAATTTTAATGCAACTTTTCATTACAGGAAACTGGCCTTAGTTTGGCATTAAAAGGTTTCAGATTACTGTTGGCAGGTTAAACAAGGGTGAGATTCAGATATTTAGAAAACTTAAAGACCCTTCAAAGGAGGAATCAAGTTTAAAGACCAGACCAATGACTTTGAGCAACATAAGTTCTAGTTAAAGTGCAGTTAGGAAAGTTAACTGAGTCCCTTTagttttcacaaaataaaaggttaGAATGAGACAACGTACAGAGTAAGTCATTTAAGAAATTTTTATTTGGACATTCAGTTATTCAACAGAATACGCCCAGAGGAGATCTGCTTGTGGTTGGTTGAGCTTTGTGGTCTTTGTCCTGgaacaaagaattttttttaattgcatggCTGAACTTCTGTTTTTCAAATTCTTTACTTACCCTTTTTTGTGCTTTGGTGTGCCTTAATGCCAGATGAGTAACCACATTGGCCTTTGCAGATGCCTTCTGCAGGTGTGTTGGCATCACAGATCACTACATTGCAGTGGACATGAATCTGCAGGGAGATAAATTTGCTCTTGAGACTGATTTATAGAGGTGATTTGTTCAAGGTGTTTCCTGTACTTGCCTCATCCTTCAGAACTTGGTCATTCTGGATGAAGGCGAACATCATGATGGAGAAGCGCTTGACATGAGATGGGATTGAAACTCTGCTGTCCTTCATTACAGGGTGAAATACTGCAGCATAACTGTCATCTGGGTTTTCACAGCTGGAAAGAAAATATTCTATTATGTTTTGTCCAAAAGAAGAATTCTCCAAAGTCATCATTACCCATTGATAATGATGTCCCAGCTTGGGAGAGAGTTCCTCTCTTCTTTGCTTGTTGCCCAACAGTTTTCCAGCACCAGTTCCAGTTTAGGGTCTCTTGACTGCATCAGCTCCACTTCAAAGTAGAGAGGCTCCCTCAGGAACTTCTGAACTGGATAGTCTTCAGTTTGGTAGAAGATTTGATATGAAGCATCTAGGATAACCCAAAGAGAAAGTTAGCAATTCTTTTTAATTGTACCTTTACAACATGTTTCCTGTTAAATTACCCTGAGCTAGTCTCATTTGAACCACCAGGTGTCCGAATCCAATCTCTGCTTTGGGTTCATGGAGTCTTGGTTGAGAAGCAAAGGAGATTCTCTGGGTATCATTGACCACATAGTAGCAGGAGATGGTTTGCCTGAAAGGACATTTTAGTATTTAGATCAAGTTGCATAAAGAACTGGCAATTTGTGGTCTTACTTGTAATCAGGATCAACTGGTGATGTGTAAGCAACTCCTTTCCTGTTGAAGTTCAGCCTGATTTCATTTTCGTACATCATGTAGTTGTCGAAGAACTAGAGACAGAGAGCAAAGGTTAAGCCCTGAGCCATAGAGACATGCTTTTCCATGTCTGAACTCACCAGTCTAGTGGTTCCACATGAGTCAGCATGGAAGACAAAGTGAGCAAAGCGGTCATCAATGAATGCTGGTGTGCATGACTGGTCCTTCAAGGTCAGCCAGCTTGGGCTGAGGTTTGGCACAGACTCTACTTTGACAGCGATGGCACTGATTGTTCCATTTGAGTAGCACCCTAAGGAATTAGTCAGGAGTAAAGATGAGTCAGGAGTACTTAAGTAATGCCATCACTAATAACTGTATACATACTTGTTGTTGCCAGAGGGAAACTGCAAGACAAGTAAAGGTCTCCAAGAACCCATTGGTTGATTGAGTCCCACAGCAGCATATTCAGCCTGGTTCTGACTGAGTTTGTTGTGATCAGCTGCAAAGAGGTTAAAGTTTAGAGTCTTCTAGAGTAAACCGACCTTACTGTGACATTTAAGTTACCTCAAATGCAGTGACGGGGGCAGCATAAGGCACCACAATGCTGAAGTGTGTGCCATTGTCCTGATAGGCTAGTGTCTCTCCCAGTTCAGGTGTCAGGTCCTGATGGCCGACCATGGTCTTGAAGTGATGCCCTTGACTGCCGTACTTGACGGAAACGAAGAAGTGCTCCTGGTCACAGGTTCCAGTGAGTGTTGGCagaactggggggggggggagactgGTCAAGTTTCCTTTATACTTTCTTCCTCCAGATTTCATAAATTAAATATTCTTACCAACATCCTGCAGAGATGCCTGCAACTCTACTTTGTGGGCAAAAGGGAGATCCTCAGGCAGAACAGCAAAACCAAAGATCAGAGGGAGGAAGTAGGTTGTAACCAAGGGCTCAGGATTCTGTGAATTGAGAAAAGTTCAGTACCAGTAGTGTAGCATTTAAGGAATTAAAGGGTCTGTCAAGAAGACATACATGCTTCAGGATGGGATCGGTGTCAAAGGCCACTTGAATAGAGAACACTTTTGTGCCGTTGGAGAGAAGATGTTCCTGGACTGCAAACCCTTTGGCATTGCACTCTTCAACAGTAAGGACTCCAGTAGAAAATGTGATGTTCTTCAGCACCACATCATGAAGGAAAGCCCCCACATGAACATTAAACACCCTCTCTTCTGGGATTGTGCCTAAAGGAGAGGAGTTGTGTTACCACAAAGAACTGCAACCTTATGAATTAACCATGGGTGGGAGGCTTTACGGTCAAAGGTGTTGATTGGATGAAGGATTGGTGGAGTTGTGATGGGAAACagaattttgtattttgtttcttCTTGGGGATTCTCTGGCCTCCATAGAACTTCAAGCATTGGCTCAATGGTGTAGGTGATGTGGTACAGGAAGTCTGGAGCATGGCTCTgcaaggaaacattttttttaaagcaacatttaGGATTTCCTCAAGATACACCCACCACACCAACCTTGTAGTAGCCGTCAGGTGATCCCACTGGGATGTCAACAACAATGTGGAACTCTGTGGTTGAGAGGGAGTAACCTCTTGCAGCTATTTGAGCCTTTTCCAGCCTCTGTCCATTGATTCCCATGTACAGCTCTACAATCTTGACCTTGCCCTCAGTTAGAGGAGTTACGCGGCGAGGGATGTGCCAGGAGATGAACTCGTCAGTGAAGAGAATGCCACCTGTCAATGAGTCCATCAACACTGCAGAAATGTTTTGTCATTATTCTTAATTGGGTAGATTTTACCTGTGGGGCAAGCAGCTGCCAAGTTGACAACATTCAGTCCCTCTTGAGTTTTGTGGTAAACGCTCACTTTGAGGATTTCCATGGGGACTCCAGCAACCTGTTTGACATTTGGTGTCAAAACTGTAGAGCTCAATTTTCATTGTGGCAACATGATACTTACATCTTCAGAATAAGTCTCTGAAGTATGATAGGGGCTTCTGATTGCCAGGCGAGTTTGTCTCATTGTTGCACCATAACCAGCTTGTTCGGCTTCTTTCAGGACCATCGCAACAGGTTCAGGAGTGTAAAAGGTCATCTTCCAGATTCCAGGGGCGTCATTGGAGTCCTGTACAGTATACTTTTAGAATCATCG is a window from the Oryzias latipes chromosome 24, ASM223467v1 genome containing:
- the LOC100049331 gene encoding ZPA domain containing protein precursor (The RefSeq protein has 1 substitution compared to this genomic sequence), producing MPSHCNMRKPEKMFLLLNLMAAVSVLSQAWPNVKHGLQSTNGVRSDCAGNLMRLSLDEALAVGNQLQVEAINGTQRILVTPSLAAQCGYSMESDPWGNTRIYMSLLGCFMVSKDESTFSTSLKLHMYKHSPSDVVSHDVTQTCSYSRWAFRDVLCDRNYMEVSAHIAPSQQTKGQVQNKDNSQTNKLPGDSNDAPGIWKMTFYTPEPVAMVLKEAEQAGYGATMRQTRLAIRSPYHTSETYSEDVAGVPMEILKVSVYHKTQEGLNVVNLAAACPTGGILFTDEFISWHIPRRVTPLTEGKVKIVELYMGINGQRLEKAQIAARGYSLSTTEFHIVVDIPVGSPDGYYKSHAPDFLYHITYTIEPMLEVLWRPENPQEETKYKILFPITTPPILHPINTFDRTIPEERVFNVHVGAFLHDVVLKNITFSTGVLTVEECNAKGFAVQEHLLSNGTKVFSIQVAFDTDPILKHNPEPLVTTYFLPLIFGFAVLPEDLPFAHKVELQASLQDVVLPTLTGTCDQEHFFVSVKYGSQGHHFKTMVGHQDLTPELGETLAYQDNGTHFSIVVPYAAPVTAFELITTNSVRTRLNMLLWDSINQWVLGDLYLSCSFPLATTRCYSNGTISAIAVKVESVPNLSPSWLTLKDQSCTPAFIDDRFAHFVFHADSCGTTRLFFDNYMMYENEIRLNFNRKGVAYTSPVDPDYKQTISCYYVVNDTQRISFASQPRLHEPKAEIGFGHLVVQMRLAQDASYQIFYQTEDYPVQKFLREPLYFEVELMQSRDPKLELVLENCWATSKEERNSLPSWDIIINGCENPDDSYAAVFHPVMKDSRVSIPSHVKRFSIMMFAFIQNDQVLKDEIHVHCNVVICDANTPAEGICKGQCGYSSGIKAHQSTKKGQRPQSSTNHKQISSGRILLNN